The Tenebrio molitor chromosome 5, icTenMoli1.1, whole genome shotgun sequence genome has a segment encoding these proteins:
- the LOC138131715 gene encoding uncharacterized protein, producing the protein MASRMDRSRRKSMSPEERYQRSVSARRKFRALVKLIIANLSWLQEIEDEKLGENVKKNIQVLTRKKGKKSILTLKDKSVLNKPQELRTEAEKNHLRRIIGNLKCFRRYPSEVKNQLPGIMYFNYFGPNRVIVKQNYEPLNLYVILTGEVVVSQTYYDRLLQQEVTKDVLIMGPGNYFGEVGLLHDIARTATVTTTEASEFLYVKRDDFDRVLKETVANQWAEVQMNMSWFTYFKNWNQVDIRESCILAKKKNYDPDQIILSSSGGQLDCVYFVTKGSCYLIEHMTIKTSYKEGIPHYTLITNPEEQEGRPSLAVYKDIKKLHKKEESHAGLLRPTLRPAISTSRPSLRPSFIMPSVRTHFIKVCTFNRLACFNVGESLKNRIIVSAGESECLLLPRYFLMDKSMITFKAIEQFLTRHIPSTEMVFKNFLEDQRWAMYKQELVQEILSKTAFTNNTIHNVPYTIRLSEDLGEI; encoded by the coding sequence ATGGCCTCCAGAATGGACCGCTCCCGAAGGAAATCGATGTCGCCGGAAGAACGCTACCAGAGATCGGTCAGCGCCCGAAGAAAGTTCCGCGCCCTCGTCAAGCTGATAATAGCCAACCTGAGCTGGCTCCAAGAGATCGAAGACGAAAAGCTCGGCGAAAACGTCAAAAAGAACATCCAAGTCCTGACCAGGAAGAAAGGCAAGAAGAGCATACTCACTCTGAAAGACAAATCCGTGCTGAACAAGCCCCAAGAGCTGAGAACCGAAGCCGAGAAGAATCACCTGAGAAGGATCATCGGCAATCTCAAGTGCTTCAGACGATACCCCTCCGAAGTGAAAAACCAACTCCCCGGGATCATGTATTTCAACTACTTCGGACCGAACAGGGTGATCGTCAAGCAAAACTACGAACCCCTCAACTTGTACGTGATCCTGACGGGAGAAGTGGTGGTAAGTCAGACTTATTACGACAGACTCTTGCAACAAGAAGTCACCAAAGACGTCCTGATAATGGGACCGGGAAACTACTTCGGAGAGGTGGGTCTGCTGCACGACATCGCCCGAACCGCCACCGTCACCACCACGGAAGCGTCGGAATTTCTCTACGTGAAACGGGACGATTTCGACCGAGTCCTGAAAGAGACGGTGGCCAACCAGTGGGCCGAAGTGCAGATGAACATGTCCTGGTTCACCTACTTCAAAAACTGGAACCAAGTGGACATCCGAGAGAGTTGCATCTTGGCAAAAAAGAAGAACTACGATCCGGACCAGATCATCTTGAGCAGCTCCGGGGGACAGCTGGACTGCGTGTACTTCGTCACCAAAGGCAGCTGCTACCTCATCGAACACATGACCATCAAGACCTCCTACAAAGAGGGCATCCCCCACTACACCCTGATCACGAACCCCGAAGAACAGGAGGGGCGACCGAGCCTCGCCGTCTACAAGGACATCAAAAAATTGCACAAGAAGGAAGAGTCCCACGCCGGACTGCTGAGACCGACGCTGCGACCCGCTATAAGCACGTCGAGACCTTCTCTGCGACCTTCCTTCATCATGCCCAGCGTCCGCACTCACTTCATCAAAGTGTGCACTTTCAACAGATTGGCGTGCTTCAACGTCGGCGAGAGCCTGAAGAACAGGATCATCGTCTCGGCCGGAGAGAGCGAGTGTTTGCTCCTGCCGCGGTATTTTCTGATGGACAAGAGCATGATCACCTTCAAGGCAATCGAACAGTTCTTGACTCGACACATTCCGAGCACCGAGATGGTCTTCAAGAATTTCCTAGAAGATCAGAGGTGGGCCATGTACAAACAGGAACTAGTCCAGGAGATCCTGTCGAAGACCGCTTTCACCAACAACACCATCCACAACGTTCCCTACACCATCAGACTGTCCGAGGATTTGGGCGAGATTTGA